The Methylobacterium currus genome contains a region encoding:
- a CDS encoding GtrA family protein: protein MRAEVARFLIAGGSAAAINWLARILLSGVMPYWASMLAAYGIGMVAGFWLYRTFVFRGAATGRLPRQAAVFLAVNAVGAGVVLGVSMGILAGLTALIPALPVPVAEALGHGAGIAAGAVSNYFGHQILTFGMRRTPVEAARPELTACGGSPAA, encoded by the coding sequence ATGCGCGCCGAGGTCGCCCGTTTCCTGATCGCGGGCGGCTCGGCCGCCGCGATCAACTGGCTCGCCCGCATCCTGCTCTCGGGGGTGATGCCGTACTGGGCCTCGATGCTGGCCGCCTACGGGATCGGCATGGTGGCGGGGTTCTGGCTCTACCGGACCTTCGTGTTCCGGGGCGCCGCTACCGGCCGGCTCCCCCGCCAGGCGGCGGTCTTCCTCGCCGTCAACGCCGTCGGGGCCGGCGTGGTGCTGGGAGTGAGCATGGGGATCCTCGCAGGCCTCACCGCCCTGATCCCGGCGCTGCCCGTGCCGGTGGCGGAGGCGCTCGGCCACGGCGCCGGCATCGCGGCCGGCGCGGTGTCGAACTATTTCGGCCACCAGATCCTCACTTTCGGGATGCGCCGCACCCCGGTCGAGGCTGCGCGGCCGGAACTCACAGCCTGTGGAGGCTCGCCAGCAGCGTGA
- a CDS encoding 3'-5' exonuclease, whose translation MTDALDDIAAILERTGDYRVLRRLSPFVPPAETPDEPTFTGLILDTETTGIDVTADEVIELGIISFEYGASGRIYRVLERFNQLHQPSGPIPEAVVRLTGITDADVAGQRIDDEAVAALAAEARVVIAHNARFDRQMCERRWPIFVSRNWACSCHQIPWRAEGHEGMRLGHLLADHGHFHNGHRAIDDCEALLAILARPLRGSGRVALGALLEAARRPTVRLWASDAPIALKDRLKDRNYRWSPRRRCWYVDLDEEQIEIERSFLSREIYRGTLPSGLPADRFTARDRFSTRADPES comes from the coding sequence TTGACCGACGCGCTCGACGACATCGCCGCCATCCTGGAGCGTACCGGCGACTACCGCGTGCTGCGGCGCTTGAGCCCCTTCGTGCCCCCGGCCGAGACGCCCGACGAGCCGACCTTCACCGGGCTGATCCTCGACACCGAGACCACCGGCATCGACGTCACCGCCGACGAGGTGATCGAGCTCGGCATCATCTCGTTCGAGTACGGCGCCAGCGGCCGGATCTACCGGGTGCTGGAGCGCTTCAACCAGCTCCACCAGCCCTCCGGGCCGATCCCCGAGGCGGTGGTGCGGCTCACCGGCATCACTGACGCCGACGTTGCCGGCCAGCGCATCGACGACGAGGCGGTCGCGGCGCTCGCCGCCGAGGCCCGCGTCGTCATCGCCCACAATGCCCGCTTCGACCGGCAGATGTGCGAGCGGCGCTGGCCGATCTTCGTCTCGCGCAACTGGGCCTGCTCCTGCCATCAGATCCCCTGGCGGGCGGAAGGCCACGAGGGGATGCGGCTCGGCCACCTGCTCGCCGATCACGGCCATTTCCACAACGGCCACCGGGCGATCGACGATTGCGAGGCGCTGCTGGCGATCCTCGCCCGCCCCTTGCGCGGCTCGGGGCGCGTGGCGCTCGGTGCCCTCCTCGAGGCGGCGCGGCGGCCGACGGTGCGGCTCTGGGCCTCCGACGCGCCGATCGCCCTCAAGGATCGGCTCAAGGACCGCAACTACCGCTGGTCGCCCCGGCGCCGCTGCTGGTACGTCGACCTCGACGAGGAGCAGATCGAGATCGAGCGCTCGTTCCTGTCGCGGGAAATCTACCGCGGCACCCTGCCCTCCGGCCTGCCGGCCGACCGCTTCACCGCCCGCGACCGCTTCTCGACCCGCGCCGACCCGGAATCGTAA
- the ada gene encoding bifunctional DNA-binding transcriptional regulator/O6-methylguanine-DNA methyltransferase Ada, whose translation MRNPDSDLAAMGGPPPLDDAARFAAIARRDRSADGLFVYAVRSTGVYCRPSCAARPALPQNVSFHASCAAAEAAGFRACRRCRPNEASLAERQADAVARACRMIEAAETAPALSDLAAAASLSPYHFHRVFKQVTGVTPRAYAAAHRAARAAEGLRQAGTVTAALYEAGYGAASRFYAAAPARLGMTPTAYRRGGEGAAIRFAVGACSLGHVLVAATGTGVCAILLGDDPDALLRDLQDRFPKAALTGGDRDFEAVVAQVVGLVEAPGQGAALPLDIGGTAFQQRVWQALRAIPPGRTATYAEIAQAIGAPSAARAVALACGANPIAVAIPCHRVVRQDGSLSGYRWGVDRKRALLDRERRDRT comes from the coding sequence ATGCGCAACCCGGATTCCGACCTCGCGGCCATGGGGGGTCCTCCGCCGCTCGACGACGCCGCGCGCTTTGCCGCCATCGCCCGCCGCGACCGGTCGGCGGACGGCCTGTTCGTCTACGCGGTGCGCAGCACCGGCGTGTATTGCCGGCCGAGCTGCGCCGCCCGGCCGGCCCTCCCTCAGAATGTCAGCTTCCACGCGAGCTGCGCCGCGGCGGAAGCCGCGGGCTTCCGGGCCTGCCGGCGCTGCCGGCCGAACGAGGCGAGCCTGGCCGAACGCCAGGCCGACGCGGTGGCCCGGGCCTGCCGGATGATCGAGGCGGCGGAGACTGCACCCGCGCTCTCCGACCTCGCGGCGGCGGCGTCCTTGAGCCCCTACCACTTCCACCGTGTGTTCAAGCAGGTCACCGGGGTGACGCCGCGAGCCTATGCGGCGGCGCACCGCGCGGCGCGGGCGGCGGAGGGGTTGCGGCAGGCCGGAACGGTGACCGCGGCCCTCTACGAGGCCGGCTACGGCGCGGCGAGCCGGTTCTACGCCGCGGCACCGGCGCGCCTCGGCATGACGCCCACGGCCTACCGCCGGGGCGGGGAGGGCGCGGCGATCCGCTTCGCGGTCGGCGCCTGCTCGCTCGGCCACGTCCTGGTGGCGGCGACCGGGACCGGAGTCTGCGCAATCCTGCTCGGCGACGATCCGGACGCCCTCCTGCGCGACCTCCAGGACCGCTTCCCGAAGGCGGCGCTGACCGGAGGCGACCGGGATTTCGAGGCGGTGGTGGCGCAGGTCGTCGGCCTCGTCGAGGCGCCCGGCCAGGGCGCGGCCCTGCCCCTCGACATCGGCGGCACCGCCTTCCAGCAGCGGGTGTGGCAGGCCCTGCGGGCGATCCCGCCGGGGCGTACGGCGACCTATGCCGAGATCGCCCAGGCGATCGGCGCACCCTCGGCGGCCCGGGCGGTGGCGCTCGCCTGCGGCGCCAACCCGATCGCGGTGGCGATTCCCTGCCACCGGGTGGTGCGGCAGGACGGTAGCCTCTCGGGCTATCGCTGGGGCGTCGACCGCAAGCGGGCGCTCCTCGACCGGGAGCGGCGGGACAGAACCTAA
- a CDS encoding UbiA family prenyltransferase, producing MSLASSSLASSSLASSPRHEPDPALAIPGRDEGPLVPLVVDLDGTLLRTDLLLEGVVAILRRNVLMLFSMLAWLPRGRATFKRRVAEHAALDFATLPANEELLAYIELQKTLGREIVLATAADALMARGIVERFPLFDRAVSSDGLVNLKGEVKAQALAALFPRGFDYAGNAAVDLPIWARAQRVILVETPASVARAARAGGRPSEEFAAAPRLRALAKGLRLHQWAKNGLVFVPLVLGGLAGSAAAWLDAALAFLALGLVASASYLLNDLWDLPHDRAHWSKRHRPLASGRLPLATGIAATLGGLALGLGLAAAGGPALLAAILAYLIGTLAYSFSLKRVPMLDALILGGLFSLRLVIGVAAVGVAWSPWLLTFSMFLFTSLSFAKRHTELRGAVKRGRTGQISGRGYRPADEPVVLAFGIASGLASIVIFILYLANEAFRHAVLSAPLALWTFPLVLVLFMGRIWLLAGRDELNDDPVAFAVRDRPSLSLAAIAGLSFAVAAFGLPGWGG from the coding sequence ATGTCCCTGGCGAGTTCCTCTCTGGCCAGTTCCTCCCTGGCAAGCTCACCCCGGCACGAGCCCGATCCGGCTCTGGCCATCCCGGGCCGTGACGAGGGCCCGCTGGTGCCCCTCGTCGTCGACCTCGACGGGACGCTCCTGCGCACCGACCTGCTGCTCGAGGGCGTTGTGGCGATCCTGCGCCGCAACGTCCTGATGCTGTTTTCGATGCTGGCTTGGCTGCCCCGGGGCCGTGCCACCTTCAAGCGCCGGGTCGCCGAGCACGCCGCCCTCGACTTCGCCACCCTGCCGGCGAACGAGGAGCTGCTCGCCTATATCGAGCTGCAGAAGACGTTGGGGCGCGAGATCGTGCTCGCCACCGCGGCCGACGCGCTGATGGCGCGCGGCATCGTCGAGCGCTTTCCCCTGTTCGACCGGGCGGTGTCGAGCGACGGGCTCGTCAACCTGAAGGGCGAGGTCAAGGCTCAAGCCCTCGCCGCCCTGTTCCCGCGCGGGTTCGATTACGCGGGCAACGCCGCGGTCGATCTGCCGATCTGGGCCCGGGCGCAGCGGGTGATCCTGGTCGAGACCCCGGCGAGCGTCGCCCGCGCCGCCCGGGCCGGTGGGCGTCCTTCCGAGGAATTCGCCGCCGCGCCCCGCCTGCGGGCGCTCGCCAAGGGCTTGCGGCTGCACCAATGGGCCAAGAACGGCCTCGTCTTCGTGCCGCTGGTGCTCGGCGGGCTCGCCGGCAGCGCGGCCGCCTGGCTTGATGCGGCCCTCGCCTTCCTGGCGCTCGGCCTCGTCGCCTCGGCGAGCTATCTCCTCAACGACCTCTGGGACCTGCCGCACGACCGGGCGCATTGGTCGAAGCGCCACCGGCCTCTGGCGAGCGGCCGGCTGCCCCTCGCGACCGGGATCGCCGCAACCCTGGGCGGCCTCGCCCTGGGCCTCGGCCTCGCGGCGGCCGGTGGGCCGGCCCTGCTCGCCGCGATCCTGGCCTACCTCATCGGCACCCTCGCCTACTCGTTCTCGCTGAAGCGCGTGCCGATGCTCGATGCGCTGATCCTCGGCGGCCTGTTCAGCCTGCGGCTCGTCATCGGGGTCGCGGCAGTCGGCGTCGCCTGGTCGCCGTGGCTCCTCACCTTCTCGATGTTCCTGTTCACCTCGCTCTCCTTCGCCAAGCGCCACACCGAGCTGCGCGGGGCGGTGAAGCGCGGGCGCACCGGCCAGATTTCCGGCCGCGGCTACCGCCCGGCGGACGAGCCTGTGGTGCTCGCCTTCGGGATCGCGTCGGGGCTCGCCAGCATCGTCATCTTCATCCTCTACCTCGCCAACGAGGCGTTCCGGCACGCGGTGCTGTCGGCGCCGCTGGCCCTGTGGACCTTCCCGCTGGTGCTGGTGCTGTTCATGGGCCGGATCTGGCTGCTGGCAGGCCGCGACGAACTCAACGACGATCCGGTCGCCTTCGCGGTCAGGGACAGGCCCTCCTTGAGCCTCGCCGCCATCGCCGGCCTCTCCTTCGCGGTCGCGGCCTTCGGGCTACCGGGCTGGGGCGGCTGA